Genomic window (Acidobacteriota bacterium):
TGGGGCTGGGCCTGGTTAGGGGTGAAGTCCTCGCTGTCGCTGGCATCATCGATCGCATGTGACCATACAAAATTCACTTGCGAGTTCAACCCATGCCAGCTATTGAGACGCAAACTGGCCTGCAATGCGTGATAAATCGAGCCCGCGGCAGTCTCTTCCTGGTTGATGTAGAAAGGCAAGGCGTCTTGAAACGCTCTTGGCACGCCGTAACCGGAGGGGCAAAAGCTGCCGTTGTCCGGATCGGGCTCGCAGGCCAAATCGGCGGCCGTGATCTGCGCCTCAGTCGGCTGGTTGATGTCGCGGAAACGGAATAGTTTCGTTCCCTTGGTTCCAACATACCCAACCTGCACGACCGCACGATTCCCCACAGACTGCTGCAAATTGAGGTTGAAATTCATGACGTACGGAGTGCGCATCTTCGGATCGGCGCCGAAGAACTCTCCGTTGGGGGATGCGCCAGCCGTGTCATAGACAGGAAAGTTGGAATCCAGAGGTAATGGATTGTTAGGCGGGTTTGGGTCGAGCCTCAGCCCCAGCCCGGAGATTGCGGCCGGTCCCACTCCCGGATAGGCCGGGCCGGGACAGAAGAAGCAATTCCACGGGAAGTGCCCGAGGAAAATGTCCTGTGCGAAGGCGTCGTAATACATGCCGGCACCGCCGCGGATGACCGTCTTGCCTTTGCCCGTCACGTCGTAGGCAAGCGCAATGCGGGGCGCGAAATTGTTGTAATCCTTGTTATAGAGCTGTCCGGTTTGAACTTCGGTCTGGGTTGCGGGATCGAAGCGATAGAACAGATTGCTCTTCTCGTTGACTACACCAAAGTAGTCCCAGCGCAAGCCCACATTCAAAGTCAGTCGAGGCGTCCAACGGAAACTGTCCTGAACATAAAAGGCATGGCTGTTCTCGGAGGTATGCCTTCTGGTGTTCCCGGTGCGTTGTCCTCCATCTGAAGGTTGCCCCTGCAGGAAACTCGTCAAGTCGCCGAAGCTCAATTTGCCTCGAAAAGTATTTTCCAGCACCTGCATGATTGTCGTTCGGCGCAATTCGTAGCCGAATTTCACATCATGCCGGCCAGCCTTCCAGGAATAGTTGTCGATGAAATGCCAGTTCGAATCGACTCGATTACGGGGCACTCCGTTGGTTGCACCGATCTGTGAAAAATCGCCGACGTTGATCGCAGGCAAACCACCTTCATATTTGCCAACTCCAGTGTTCAAACCGATTGACGTTGGGTCGAAAGACTGGTCCTCGGGGAAAAATCCCTCCGCAAACCGGTTCCATCCCAGACGTGCTTCGTTCACTTGATTGGCGTTCATCACTTTCACCCACGAAAGAGAGACCAGTTGCACACGGGTCGGGGTGACTGTGTTGAAACCGGGCAACAGGCCCCCAGCCAGCTGAGCAAATGGAAAGCTCTGGTCGCTATCTCCAAAGTAGTAGCGGCCAGTCAGGAGATTGTTCGGATTGAAATTGTGGTCAACCTTCGCGATCAGGCTGTCCACGCGGTTCTTGAACGGCGTCGACGAGGCGAGGTTATTGATTGTGGCGCCGGTCCCAGGATCGGTTCGACATCCGGTTTCGTATGTGGAACTGCCGTCCCAAAGCGGATCAGGCCGGTTCGGCGTGGGCCACGGGTTCCTCGCCAGGAGAGCCGTAATGATCGGGTTTGGAAAGGGCTCCCCGCCGTTGATTGCAAGATCACTAATGTCCGCCGCGATCTGTCGCGGGTCGGGAACGCAACTGGTACCCGACTGTGCCCCCGATTCCCTTTGTCCCTCGTAGTTAGCGTAGAAGAACGTCTTGTCCTTCACAATCGGGCCGCCGAATGAGCCGCCGAATTGATTGTTGTGAAAAGGATCCTGAGCATCCACGTTATTAAAGTAGTTCCGCGCCCCGCCGACAGAACTCGTCCGGTTGTACTCCATTACGGACCCGTGCCACTGATTCGTTCCGCTCTTGGTGACGATGTTCACGACTGCGCCGGAGTTTCGTCCGTACTCAGCCTCTCCATTGGAAAGAACGCGCAACTCCGCAATCGCATCAATGGGCAGGATGGTAGCCGGATCACCGAACACGCCTGGTTCGTTGATCGCGGGATCGTTGCGATATCCGTCGTTCATGTCGGTACCGTCGAGCAGAAAGTTGTTGGCGCGGCCGCGCGAGCCGTTCATCGAGAACGTTCCAAAGGAGCCCGGAGAATCGGAAATCTGGTCGGGCGATCCTGCGATACCGGGGTTCAGGTAAATCAATTTCGTGTAGTCGCGTCCGTTGACGGGAATGTCTTTGATGGTGTCGCTGGTCAAGGTTCCGCCTAGTTCCGCGGACGTGGTTTCCACTTGGGGCAACAAGTCGCCGGCGACTTCGACCTTCACGGAAACGTCTCCGGTCTTCAACAGAGCGTCCACTCTGCGCTCGCCTCCGACGCCGACTTCCACGTTGTTCGCCACCGCGGTTTGAAAGCCACTCTGCGTCACACTCACGGAGTAGGTTCCGATCGGCAATTCAGGGATGGCATAGCTGCCGTCGGCGCTGGTCGTCGTAGTGCGCTCCTGGCCTGTGCCTACGTTGCGAACTTTGACGGTGGCTCCGGAGACAACCGCTCCCGAAGCATCGGTGACTGTGCCCAGAATCGTTCCACGAAACGTTTGGGCCATGAGGGTCGTCGCCGCCAGAATGACGAGTACGAAGATCGCTACCAGACGCAGTTTCATATGCCTGCTTCTCCTTCACCGCAAGGTACTTACCTACCAGTCACAATCTTGAATTGAGAATGCGGAATTATAGACCGTACATGCACCTAAAATCATTGTCATGTTAATCATTTTATTGATCCGAGGAATAACGGCTCCCACCAAGCACAGGACTGGCGCCTCGAATAAGGATTGGCTGTCAAAACCTGAAAGGGAAAAATGAGGAGGCAGAAGCAGAATAATACCCATGCCGTCGCCTGGAATTACGAATCGAGACGCTAAAAACTAAATGCCACGCCGCCGCGCACTGAGCGCGCTGATTGCACAAGATAGACGGTCCGCCCGTCATGGCCAATCACCGGCACATACCCTTGCGCCAGAAGATTGCGCAGGTCGAGCAGCATTTCCATGTGTCCGGCAAGAAAGCCGACGGGAAGTGGCTGCCGCACGAAAACATTCAAGTAGGGATCAGCCTGTCCGGCCGACGCGTTGAACAAATCGACCGGCGTCAGCGTCTGGCCGCTCGTCCAGCGATACGAGGTAATCCAGCGCGTCTTCGTGCGTGGAATGGTGCCGCTGAATTTCGCGGCAATGGCGTGACGGCGCTGCGTGTGGATCCATTCGCGGGCGTCCTGCAATTCAACATCGGGACGGCTCAGGTCGAGGGCTCCACCGTAGGCGTAGTCCAGTGTCGCAGTCAGGTCGGCAAGCAGTTTGCGCTGCAAGACCAGACGCATACCGCTGGTTTCAAGTTCGCTGCCCTGGTAGTTGAATGTGCCTGAATACACATCCGGCAGTACGTCGCCTGACTCCGCGCTCAACTCGCCGACACCGGTCAGCACCGGATTCACGACGCGGTCGGAATAGAAAGCACCTTGCAGATTGGTCTTCCCCACGCGTTCCGAGACGGATACTTCCTGATGATGAGCCCTTTCAATCGCGGGCGCGAAACTCGAAATGCTCATGCGCGGCCCGGTTTCGGTGAAGTCCGAAGGTGACGAATCGAACCCCTTTTCCATCCGCGTATTCGGGATGGAGGTCGCGTACTGGTACTCCACCACCGTGTTCGGAGTCAGGTGCAGATCGACAGATCCGAACGGCTTGAACGAATTCACCCGCCCCATGAACTGGATGGTCTGCAGTTCGCTGCCAAACTTCAACTCC
Coding sequences:
- a CDS encoding TonB-dependent receptor: MKLRLVAIFVLVILAATTLMAQTFRGTILGTVTDASGAVVSGATVKVRNVGTGQERTTTTSADGSYAIPELPIGTYSVSVTQSGFQTAVANNVEVGVGGERRVDALLKTGDVSVKVEVAGDLLPQVETTSAELGGTLTSDTIKDIPVNGRDYTKLIYLNPGIAGSPDQISDSPGSFGTFSMNGSRGRANNFLLDGTDMNDGYRNDPAINEPGVFGDPATILPIDAIAELRVLSNGEAEYGRNSGAVVNIVTKSGTNQWHGSVMEYNRTSSVGGARNYFNNVDAQDPFHNNQFGGSFGGPIVKDKTFFYANYEGQRESGAQSGTSCVPDPRQIAADISDLAINGGEPFPNPIITALLARNPWPTPNRPDPLWDGSSTYETGCRTDPGTGATINNLASSTPFKNRVDSLIAKVDHNFNPNNLLTGRYYFGDSDQSFPFAQLAGGLLPGFNTVTPTRVQLVSLSWVKVMNANQVNEARLGWNRFAEGFFPEDQSFDPTSIGLNTGVGKYEGGLPAINVGDFSQIGATNGVPRNRVDSNWHFIDNYSWKAGRHDVKFGYELRRTTIMQVLENTFRGKLSFGDLTSFLQGQPSDGGQRTGNTRRHTSENSHAFYVQDSFRWTPRLTLNVGLRWDYFGVVNEKSNLFYRFDPATQTEVQTGQLYNKDYNNFAPRIALAYDVTGKGKTVIRGGAGMYYDAFAQDIFLGHFPWNCFFCPGPAYPGVGPAAISGLGLRLDPNPPNNPLPLDSNFPVYDTAGASPNGEFFGADPKMRTPYVMNFNLNLQQSVGNRAVVQVGYVGTKGTKLFRFRDINQPTEAQITAADLACEPDPDNGSFCPSGYGVPRAFQDALPFYINQEETAAGSIYHALQASLRLNSWHGLNSQVNFVWSHAIDDASDSEDFTPNQAQPQNSAGPSRLDRGNSSFDIRRRLTWNFAYDLPKFGGSMSRLKNGWGIDGVLSLQDGQPFHLNYLFEGDYSGAGQGFDRPDVIGPIHYGSLPNNFLDLRSFAAPCTWGNTPNDGSADETNCVPGTRHFGNEGRNSLRGPTFKEFNFSISKNTSITEKVNLNLRAEFFNMLNHPNFSNPLLPVFAADIGNPGADGTHAGSVYSLTATGDVGIGNPFLGGGGPRGVQFAAKITF
- a CDS encoding carboxypeptidase regulatory-like domain-containing protein; the encoded protein is MFRKLGFLMVVMGLALPAWSAATPGTISGYVRNAGGVPQMGAAVELLGTAMLGSRVFTDDRGFYSISGLLPGTYNLKVSAPSFLPALREKVGLRAGGKLMVNVTLTTLFEAIQLGPLRGPADDDDWKWTLRSVSNRSILRILPDGTTVIAGDSGDRDLKGSLVFMAGSESNGFGGGADMSTGFSLERSLTSAGTLSFNGNVGYGSGMPAAVLRTTYSNRFNGGFEPTVSLTVRRLTSPDVDNLRGASLQALSLKTSDRMTLGDVLELKFGSELQTIQFMGRVNSFKPFGSVDLHLTPNTVVEYQYATSIPNTRMEKGFDSSPSDFTETGPRMSISSFAPAIERAHHQEVSVSERVGKTNLQGAFYSDRVVNPVLTGVGELSAESGDVLPDVYSGTFNYQGSELETSGMRLVLQRKLLADLTATLDYAYGGALDLSRPDVELQDAREWIHTQRRHAIAAKFSGTIPRTKTRWITSYRWTSGQTLTPVDLFNASAGQADPYLNVFVRQPLPVGFLAGHMEMLLDLRNLLAQGYVPVIGHDGRTVYLVQSARSVRGGVAFSF